The genomic DNA TTTGTTAATCTCCCAGAATCTAGAAGCTTCCGTCTTTTCCATGGAAAAGGCTCGTATAACGCGAATGCCGGAGATGACTTCCTGCAAGTGCCCGTTTAGCGAAGATAATCTTTCCTGTTGATTTCTTGTCGCGCGTCGAATCCGATCGGCGAAGGCGGAGACCGGACCCATTACCAACGGAACGACGATGATTACCGCTAAGAACATTTTCCAGCTTAAAAAAAGTAAAAAAGCTAAGTGAGTTACGATATAAAAGAAATCGGTAATTGCGTCTTTTAAATCCGAACTAATCAATTTTGCTAGAACCTCGACATCGTTGATGATTCGACTCATGAAGATTCCGGTCTTTTCCTGAACAAATTGATTGAGTGGGAGCTCCTGGGCTTTAGAATATAGCCCCTCGCGGAGGTCTCGAACGGCTAAATATCCGGCGGAATTGATACAGTATACGGCTCCGGCTAGAAAGATCAGTTTTGCCACATAGACAGGGAAAATGATCCAGCAAAATAATAGGACCAGCTGGTCTTTCGAAAGAGAATGCAAATACTCGTTGGTTTCAACTTTAGCCGAAGCAAGATAACCCTCGACTTGATCTAAGCCTGTCAGAATTTCTCCGGAGGACTTTCGTTCTAATAAGAGTTTGTCCTTCTTAGTTAGAGAAATCTCGAAGTCGGTTTTGCCTCCTTTTCCGATTGCGTCGAAAATAGGAATGATACTAGTCAGGGAAGCCCCGTTCAGAATCGAAACGAGGAAAGATAGGACAATACCGGTCAGTAATCTGTATTTGTACTTGAAGGAATACCCCAAGAGGCGTCTATAGACGTTCATAGGTCCGGAATGTTTTTTCCTCCTCAACCCTTTTCCCTAGCTTTCCTTGTTTTGTCCCTCCTTTTTTACGATTGCGGAAAAGGCTCCGATAGGCGGGACGAACTTATATTCTCATTACCTTCGGATCCGATTTCTTTGGATCCGATTCGATCAACGGACTTATCCTCTCGAATCATTCTAAAGTATCTCTATCCAAGCTTATTTTCCGTCGATCATCTCGGAAGAATTATTCCTGCGCTTGTAAAAACCTATCGAGTCTTACCGAGCCCTTCCGTTGGGATTCGTGTTCTCGAAATAACGATTCATCCGAGAAACTCGGCGGATGGAAAATCGATCGATGCGAACGTCGTACTTGCTTCCTTAAATCGTTTGCGAAATACCCCGGGGCCGAGACGAAGTGCGTATTCCTTTTTAACGGGAGGAATCGTAAAGAATTCGTATACGGTGAATTTATTTTTCAAAGGAGGTTTAAGGGAAGCGCTCGAAAAACTTTCGCTTCCGCAGGCTGCGATTTATTGCGGTCCCCCTGAGCAAGGATGCGGTGATTTTTCCTTAAAAGAATGGAAGCGAAATAATTTTTTACGTTTAACGGCGAATGAAAATCGAACCGGGACAATTGCGCCGGAACTTTTGTTCAGAATTCTTCCTCAAGCGACGACTGGGATCTTTCTGTATACGAAAGGTCAATTGGACTTAATGCGTCTTCCGAATTTTTTGCTCAGAAATGGAAACGTCAAAGAAGATTCGATCTTGATTCGAAAGGGTGGAGGAGTTCAATACATTGCAATTAACGGAAAAGAACCCTGCTTTGATCGACACTTTAGAAAAGCGGTAAATTACGCGATCGATAAGAGGACGATTTTGAGAGTCCTTCTGGAAGACAAAGGAGAAGTCTCCGTCGGCCCGTTTCCTCAATCGATCGCCGATGGATTTATAGGTCGAGAAGCGAAAGAATTATATCCTTATAATATTCAGAAAGCTAAATATTATCTTGAGAAATCCGCCTGTTATCCGAAAATTTTGGAGAAAGAATTGGATTTTCGGATGCGCGGAGACGAGGAAAATCAAGCGAACGGATCTGCGTTAGTCCGTTATCTTCGCGACATCGGGTTGAAAGTGAAAATCCGTCCGATGGAAAAGGCCCCTTTGTATAAGGAAAACGGAGATGGAAAGGGGGATTTGACCCTTCTTTTTTGGTACGCGGATCTGCCGGGGGCGTGGAATTTTATAGATCCGCTCTTTGCGGGTGATCGCTTCGGAAACGGCGGAAACCGATCCTTTTATTTCAATAAGGGGATGGAGGATTTATTAACCGAAGTGAGACGAACAGATATGATGGATCTGACAAGTTTCGATAAAAAGGCTCTGGAGATAATAGGTGATGATGCGCCTTGGATTTTTCTCTGGTCTCCGTATGAACTTTATCTAACCGGGGATCGTATTCAAAAGCTCACTGATCGTCCGTTCGATCTTCCTTAGTTTCGGGCAATTCCAACTCTACGGAATCTTCGCCGGATAAAGCTTCGTTTGATCGAGCGCCTGTAGTTTCTCCGCTTTCCTTAATCGGAATTGCCGCAGTGGAAGCAGGCTGGTCTCCTATATAGAAGTATTGCCCGTACAAAGGATGAGGGCAATCGCTTTCTCCCGAAAGCAGGCCGCCGGTATCGGCGCAAATATCCACCTTCACAAAATCGCCGTTAAACGGCGGGATCAAAGTTTCACCGAAACCGATCGTACGAGCTATGTAAGATACGTACTTATACCAGACCGAACCACTGATCCCGGAACCGGATCCTGGAAACGGAGCTCCGGCATCGTTTCCGATCCAGACGGTCGTGACTAAGTTCGGATTCACTCCCGCAAACCATGCATCCCGAACTCCTTTGCGATTTCCCCAACGTTTTCTTGCTTCCTTCGGAGACTGAACTGTACCAGTTTTTCCGCCCATCGGAAACCGATCTTCTCCTTTAAGACCGATTTTCATCGTTCCTTCCTCCGAAACGACTGCTTCCAATAGATTCAAAACCATTGCACATGCCACAGGATCGAGTATTTGTTCGGCTTCGCTTGCATTCGCGGGAGGCAAGGAAAAAAGTTCCGATCCTTCATAATCGGCTATTCGTAAAATCTCGATCGGTTTCACTTTTTTACCCAGATTGGCGATAGTTGCATAAATGGTCGCAAGTTCCTTGGGTGAAAGCTCTCCGGAACCCAACGCGAGAGATAAATTAGGTTGAAAGCGTTTATTCAATTCGGATTGATCCAAACTCAGAATTTTTCCGAGGGTTTCCAGAAAAGTTCCCACACCGACTTCGCTTAATAATTTTACGGCAACCGTATTCACCGATTGGGCGAAAGCCACCCTTGCTTGCATTTCTCCTCTGTATCCCGCATACCAATTTTTCGGAGAGTAGCCTCTGATTTTGATTTCTTCGTCGGTTACTACGGACGTCGGAGTGATAACCCTTTTTTCAAAAGCGAGAAGATATACTAAAGCCTTGATTACCGAGCCGGGCTGCCGAACGGCGGAAACGGCGCGATTCATCCTGAAGATATTCGATATTTTGTAACTGCCAACCAAGGCTTCGACGTAACCGTTGGACGGATTAATCGAAATCAGGCTTCCGTTCATATTCTCAACGATTTTCTTTTGTATCGCCGCTTCTTCGTTTTTACCGACTTTTAAATATGCCGCTTTTTCATCGGAGAGTTTTTTTCGAACTCCTTCGATTCCTTCGCGCAGGGCTTTTTCGGCGGCTTCTTGCTTATCGTAATCCAATGTCGTATAGATGTTTAGCCCTCTCGTTTCAAGATCCATCTCCGAAAAATTTTCGATCACGAACTGACGGACGCTGAAATTGAAATCGGGTGCGAGATTTATATTAAAGTCTTTATCGAAGCCGTATTTGCCGATTTCGGAAGTGACGGTCAGTTTATCCTCTTCTTCTTTCGTTTCTTCCACTTTATAGAAAGTTTTGAATTTTCTAATATTTGAATCTATTTTTCGTTCGAAATCCTTTTCAATCGAGTTCGGGTTAGGGTTCAAGGCCTTGTTTTCCGCCATTAAAAACATTACCATACGTTGACGTTTAAACGCTATTTTCGGATTTCTGACGGCATTATAATTAGAAGGAGCCGGAATCGTTCCGACTAACAGAGCGGCTTCTGCCGGCGTGAGCTCATAAGCCGGTTTATTAAAATAATATCGCGAGGCTTCCTCTACTCCGGTATTTCCCTCTCCTAAAAAGATTCGATTTAAATACATTGCGAGGATCGTTTTTTTATCGAAGCGATTCTCAAGATAGAATGTGCAGTAAAATTCGGTGAGCTTATTGAATATATTTCTGGCTCCCAGATCCAGCGTGAGTTTGGCAAGCTGTTGCGTGATCGTCGAACCGCCTTGTTTGC from Leptospira fainei serovar Hurstbridge str. BUT 6 includes the following:
- a CDS encoding ABC transporter substrate-binding protein is translated as MFFPPQPFSLAFLVLSLLFYDCGKGSDRRDELIFSLPSDPISLDPIRSTDLSSRIILKYLYPSLFSVDHLGRIIPALVKTYRVLPSPSVGIRVLEITIHPRNSADGKSIDANVVLASLNRLRNTPGPRRSAYSFLTGGIVKNSYTVNLFFKGGLREALEKLSLPQAAIYCGPPEQGCGDFSLKEWKRNNFLRLTANENRTGTIAPELLFRILPQATTGIFLYTKGQLDLMRLPNFLLRNGNVKEDSILIRKGGGVQYIAINGKEPCFDRHFRKAVNYAIDKRTILRVLLEDKGEVSVGPFPQSIADGFIGREAKELYPYNIQKAKYYLEKSACYPKILEKELDFRMRGDEENQANGSALVRYLRDIGLKVKIRPMEKAPLYKENGDGKGDLTLLFWYADLPGAWNFIDPLFAGDRFGNGGNRSFYFNKGMEDLLTEVRRTDMMDLTSFDKKALEIIGDDAPWIFLWSPYELYLTGDRIQKLTDRPFDLP
- a CDS encoding transglycosylase domain-containing protein, whose protein sequence is MNKERIFRTISFLLNYAKENWKSIVKYGTVIGLIVAAFLIGGSYVVWLTKQDDVIRNLETFQKEVSNAYDPNQSKPIRILDKNGKLIGEFSRRKFKPIRTDNLNNHGNIIWALLSSEDQDFYEHGGVNYTALIRAIVVNLTTFRKQGGSTITQQLAKLTLDLGARNIFNKLTEFYCTFYLENRFDKKTILAMYLNRIFLGEGNTGVEEASRYYFNKPAYELTPAEAALLVGTIPAPSNYNAVRNPKIAFKRQRMVMFLMAENKALNPNPNSIEKDFERKIDSNIRKFKTFYKVEETKEEEDKLTVTSEIGKYGFDKDFNINLAPDFNFSVRQFVIENFSEMDLETRGLNIYTTLDYDKQEAAEKALREGIEGVRKKLSDEKAAYLKVGKNEEAAIQKKIVENMNGSLISINPSNGYVEALVGSYKISNIFRMNRAVSAVRQPGSVIKALVYLLAFEKRVITPTSVVTDEEIKIRGYSPKNWYAGYRGEMQARVAFAQSVNTVAVKLLSEVGVGTFLETLGKILSLDQSELNKRFQPNLSLALGSGELSPKELATIYATIANLGKKVKPIEILRIADYEGSELFSLPPANASEAEQILDPVACAMVLNLLEAVVSEEGTMKIGLKGEDRFPMGGKTGTVQSPKEARKRWGNRKGVRDAWFAGVNPNLVTTVWIGNDAGAPFPGSGSGISGSVWYKYVSYIARTIGFGETLIPPFNGDFVKVDICADTGGLLSGESDCPHPLYGQYFYIGDQPASTAAIPIKESGETTGARSNEALSGEDSVELELPETKEDRTDDQ